Proteins encoded by one window of Chthonomonadales bacterium:
- a CDS encoding DeoR/GlpR transcriptional regulator, with the protein MSPVDGTEPGAMFAEERQRAVVERLRSAGKVTVEELAAAFHVSAPTVRADLARLEDRGLLRRTHGGAIRADGTLFEPPYDQRQVMRHVEKRAIARAAAARVKDGETVLLDAGTSSFEIALLLKERAGLTIVTNSIANAVTLMENPALEVVLVGGSVQPRRRATLGPLAVGFLDRLCVDRAFLAFNGVHPEAGFTVVDFDAAEVKRRMMERATETIAVADSDKIGRVAFAWAAPLSAARLLITDSGIAEDDRARLTEKGLAVEIARV; encoded by the coding sequence ATGAGCCCCGTCGACGGAACGGAACCCGGCGCCATGTTCGCCGAGGAGCGCCAGCGCGCCGTCGTCGAGCGCCTGCGGAGCGCCGGCAAGGTGACCGTGGAGGAGCTCGCCGCCGCCTTCCACGTCTCGGCGCCGACGGTGCGCGCCGACCTGGCGCGCCTGGAGGACCGCGGCCTGCTGCGCCGCACGCACGGGGGCGCCATTCGCGCCGACGGCACCCTCTTCGAGCCACCCTACGACCAGCGGCAGGTGATGCGCCACGTGGAGAAGCGGGCCATCGCGCGCGCCGCCGCCGCCAGGGTGAAGGACGGCGAGACGGTGCTGCTGGACGCCGGCACGAGCTCGTTCGAGATCGCCTTGCTGCTAAAGGAGCGCGCCGGCCTCACCATCGTCACCAACTCCATCGCCAACGCCGTCACGCTCATGGAGAACCCAGCGCTCGAGGTCGTGCTGGTCGGTGGCAGCGTGCAGCCCCGGCGCCGGGCGACGCTGGGTCCCCTCGCCGTTGGCTTCCTCGACCGGCTGTGCGTGGACCGGGCCTTTCTTGCCTTCAACGGCGTGCACCCGGAAGCGGGTTTCACCGTGGTCGACTTCGACGCGGCCGAGGTGAAGCGGCGCATGATGGAGCGCGCGACGGAGACGATCGCCGTGGCGGATTCCGACAAGATCGGGCGAGTCGCCTTCGCCTGGGCGGCGCCGCTCTCGGCGGCGCGGCTGCTCATCACCGACTCCGGCATCGCCGAGGACGACCGTGCGAGGCTCACCGAGAAGGGCCTGGCCGTGGAGATCGCCCGGGTCTGA
- a CDS encoding arginine--tRNA ligase: MITDQLAAVLRQAVDAARAAGELAANLDSVAIAFEPPRDKRHGDFASNFAMVAARAAGLPPREVAARIARRLPTGDGVVERVEVAGPGFLNFHLRPSWLQDALVAIESADRAYGQGDSRVGERTLIEFVSANPTGPISVVNGRAAALGDTLRNLLAACGAEVASEFYVNDALNSTQLDLLGESLAARYLQRLGRDAEMPADGYQGEYLVEIASELVAEFGAAYADLPAAERSARFRELAATRMVEQQCADLAAFGVRFDRWFYESSLYEAGAVARAIEAMRARGHAYEKDGALWLRTTELTDDDQDRVLVRSNEKETYVAADAAYHRDKFERGYNRLIDIWGADHHGYVARLKAGIAALGLPPERCEIILTQMVLLMREGEPVRGSKRAGDIIPLIDLVREVGKDAARFYFLLNSYETTATFDLELARRQSAENPVYYAQYAHARCCNVLRRAAELRVAPRPAAHLDRSLLSHEKELDLLRKLADYPGEVRLAADMLAPHRLTAFVRELGQSLHQFYEECPALKEGVPEPLRDARLAVFNASRIVVRNLLGLLGVSAPDVM, from the coding sequence GTGATCACCGACCAGTTGGCCGCCGTGCTTCGCCAGGCCGTCGATGCCGCTCGGGCCGCCGGCGAGCTCGCGGCCAACCTCGACAGCGTCGCGATCGCCTTCGAGCCGCCGCGCGACAAGCGCCACGGTGACTTCGCCAGCAACTTCGCCATGGTCGCCGCGCGGGCCGCCGGCCTGCCTCCGCGCGAGGTCGCCGCGCGCATCGCCCGCCGCCTGCCGACCGGTGACGGCGTCGTCGAGCGCGTGGAGGTGGCCGGCCCCGGCTTTCTGAACTTCCACCTCCGGCCGAGCTGGCTCCAGGACGCCCTCGTGGCGATCGAATCCGCCGACCGGGCCTACGGCCAGGGCGACTCGCGCGTGGGTGAGCGCACGCTCATCGAGTTCGTGAGCGCCAACCCCACCGGCCCCATCAGCGTGGTCAACGGCCGGGCGGCCGCCCTGGGCGACACACTGCGCAACCTGCTGGCCGCCTGCGGCGCCGAGGTCGCCTCCGAGTTCTACGTCAACGACGCCCTCAACTCCACCCAGCTCGACCTGCTCGGCGAATCGCTGGCCGCGCGCTACCTGCAGCGCCTCGGGCGCGACGCCGAGATGCCCGCCGACGGCTACCAGGGCGAGTACCTGGTAGAGATCGCCTCCGAGCTCGTCGCCGAGTTCGGCGCAGCCTACGCCGACCTCCCGGCCGCCGAGCGCTCGGCCCGCTTCCGCGAGCTCGCCGCCACCCGCATGGTGGAGCAGCAGTGCGCGGACCTGGCCGCCTTCGGCGTGCGGTTCGACCGCTGGTTCTACGAGAGCAGCCTCTACGAGGCCGGCGCCGTCGCGCGCGCCATCGAGGCGATGCGCGCGCGCGGCCATGCCTACGAGAAGGACGGCGCCCTCTGGCTGCGCACCACCGAGCTCACCGACGACGACCAGGACCGGGTGCTCGTGCGCTCCAACGAAAAGGAGACCTACGTCGCCGCCGACGCGGCCTACCACCGCGACAAGTTCGAGCGGGGCTACAACCGGCTGATCGACATCTGGGGCGCCGACCATCACGGCTACGTGGCGCGCCTGAAGGCCGGCATCGCCGCCCTCGGCCTGCCGCCCGAGCGCTGCGAGATCATCCTGACGCAGATGGTGCTCCTGATGCGCGAGGGCGAGCCCGTCCGCGGCTCCAAGCGCGCCGGCGACATCATCCCGCTGATCGACCTCGTGCGCGAGGTAGGCAAGGACGCCGCGCGGTTCTACTTCCTCCTCAACTCCTACGAAACGACCGCCACCTTCGACCTGGAGCTCGCCAGACGCCAGAGCGCCGAGAACCCGGTGTACTACGCGCAGTACGCGCACGCGCGCTGCTGCAACGTGCTCCGCCGGGCCGCCGAGTTGCGCGTCGCCCCGCGCCCGGCCGCGCACCTCGACCGCTCGCTGCTGAGCCACGAGAAGGAGCTCGACCTGCTCCGCAAGCTGGCCGACTACCCCGGCGAGGTGCGCCTGGCCGCCGACATGCTGGCTCCTCACCGCCTCACCGCCTTCGTCCGCGAGCTCGGCCAGAGCCTCCACCAGTTCTACGAGGAGTGCCCCGCGCTGAAGGAGGGGGTGCCGGAGCCGCTGCGCGACGCCCGCCTGGCCGTGTTCAATGCCTCGCGCATCGTCGTGCGGAACCTCCTGGGCCTTCTGGGGGTGTCGGCGCCGGACGTGATGTAG
- a CDS encoding RNA-binding protein, whose protein sequence is MFALNFYTDLYEEVLRNGRKSATIRLGDKSDKYQTGQLVWVTVGQRFGRRQKLFTAILDSVEVKLVADISPRDIGKENPEFRSREDVLQLLRRIYGPEISLEDTITVIYFSPVNEY, encoded by the coding sequence ATGTTTGCCCTCAACTTCTACACCGATCTCTACGAGGAAGTCCTGCGGAACGGCCGCAAGTCCGCCACGATCCGCCTGGGCGACAAGAGCGACAAGTACCAGACCGGCCAGCTCGTGTGGGTCACGGTTGGGCAGCGTTTCGGCCGCCGCCAGAAGCTCTTCACCGCCATCCTCGACAGCGTGGAGGTGAAGCTCGTGGCTGACATCTCTCCGCGCGACATCGGCAAGGAGAACCCGGAGTTCCGCTCGCGCGAGGACGTGCTGCAGCTTCTGCGGCGCATCTACGGCCCCGAGATCTCCCTCGAAGACACCATAACGGTCATCTACTTCTCACCCGTCAACGAGTACTAG
- a CDS encoding substrate-binding domain-containing protein, giving the protein MISLYLDPLGRQPLYLQIVDQIESAVCSQTLAEGHTLWSARKIAAHYHIAYQTANRALAELARRGVVRRSVAGGTVVARRGGDGRARPRSRVVALISCWAVWQDAPTYTMAEMQMSQAAAHALTAEMWGVLAVTMGSGDVPGGFSVARLADWARQARFDGAIVFGNMPERGLRWLADHQYPVVVVDHEPAAPFARVVHDSYGGMRAAMGHLLGLGHRSIAFLRGLRPYHYDVRQRAYEDALAEAGIAGDPQLVCCARRPHPTVADILDLWLDLPVGRRPTAIAAASDIVAALVAKELRARGLRVPGSMSLTGYDDEPFAPLLDPPLTTLRVSWSEMGQRAADLALAELVQEERGARNGHTPDPTRVVVMPELVERLSTCPALTLAAPGRHDAGS; this is encoded by the coding sequence TTGATAAGCCTCTACCTCGATCCGCTCGGACGGCAGCCTCTCTACCTTCAGATCGTCGATCAGATCGAGAGTGCCGTCTGCTCCCAGACCCTCGCCGAGGGCCACACGCTGTGGTCGGCGCGAAAGATCGCCGCGCACTACCACATCGCCTACCAGACCGCCAACCGCGCGCTGGCCGAGCTTGCGCGCCGGGGCGTGGTCCGCCGCTCGGTGGCCGGCGGCACCGTGGTGGCCCGGCGAGGCGGCGACGGGCGCGCGCGCCCCCGCAGCCGCGTCGTCGCCCTGATCTCCTGCTGGGCCGTTTGGCAGGACGCGCCCACCTACACGATGGCCGAGATGCAGATGTCACAGGCTGCGGCCCACGCGCTCACCGCCGAGATGTGGGGGGTCCTGGCGGTGACGATGGGCAGCGGCGACGTGCCCGGGGGGTTCTCCGTGGCGCGCCTCGCCGACTGGGCCCGCCAGGCCCGCTTCGACGGCGCCATCGTCTTCGGAAACATGCCGGAGCGAGGACTTCGCTGGCTGGCCGACCACCAGTATCCCGTGGTCGTAGTCGACCATGAGCCCGCCGCGCCCTTCGCCCGCGTGGTGCACGACAGCTACGGCGGCATGCGCGCCGCCATGGGCCATCTGCTCGGGTTGGGGCACCGGAGCATCGCGTTTCTGCGCGGGCTGCGCCCCTACCATTACGACGTGCGACAGCGCGCATACGAGGACGCGCTGGCCGAGGCGGGCATCGCCGGCGACCCGCAGCTCGTGTGCTGCGCCCGGCGCCCGCATCCCACGGTCGCCGACATCCTGGACCTGTGGCTGGACCTGCCGGTGGGTCGACGCCCGACCGCCATCGCCGCGGCATCCGACATCGTCGCGGCGCTCGTCGCCAAGGAGCTTCGCGCGCGCGGCCTGCGCGTCCCGGGCTCCATGTCTCTTACCGGCTACGATGACGAGCCGTTCGCGCCGCTGCTGGACCCGCCGCTCACCACGCTGCGAGTCTCCTGGTCGGAGATGGGCCAGCGCGCCGCCGACCTTGCCCTGGCCGAGCTCGTGCAGGAGGAGCGGGGCGCCCGCAACGGTCACACGCCGGACCCGACGCGTGTTGTCGTGATGCCGGAGCTCGTCGAGCGCCTCTCGACCTGCCCGGCACTGACCCTAGCCGCACCAGGCCGGCACGACGCCGGATCCTGA
- a CDS encoding prepilin-type N-terminal cleavage/methylation domain-containing protein has protein sequence MPHRRRPGFTLIELLVVIAIIAILAAILFPVFAQAREKARATACLSNLKNIGTASIMYVQDYDEMCVPAQTTVYYPLLIRPYTKNVEIQWCPTLGQPDTGGWDDNTIALITHYGINAWGVSEYYTGSAWPIRNYSVQNRPAERCWFMDIRYWDVNARDEEWAWGYYRFETQPMCNGDPNYKRWAPRHNEGSNVQFLDGHAKWIKKSSVVQSGNSFYKLEFWGDVWSPVN, from the coding sequence ATGCCGCACCGACGAAGACCGGGCTTCACGCTGATCGAGTTGCTTGTGGTGATCGCCATCATCGCCATTCTCGCCGCCATTCTGTTCCCGGTGTTTGCCCAGGCGCGGGAGAAGGCGCGCGCCACCGCCTGCCTCTCCAACCTCAAGAACATCGGCACCGCCAGCATCATGTATGTGCAGGACTACGACGAGATGTGCGTGCCCGCACAGACCACCGTCTATTATCCGCTCCTGATCCGCCCCTACACCAAGAACGTCGAGATACAGTGGTGCCCCACCCTCGGCCAACCCGACACGGGGGGCTGGGACGACAACACGATCGCGCTCATCACCCACTACGGCATCAACGCCTGGGGGGTCAGCGAGTACTACACGGGCTCTGCGTGGCCCATCCGCAACTACAGCGTCCAGAACCGGCCCGCAGAGCGCTGCTGGTTCATGGACATCCGCTACTGGGACGTGAACGCCAGAGACGAGGAGTGGGCCTGGGGCTACTACCGCTTCGAGACGCAGCCGATGTGCAACGGCGATCCGAACTACAAGCGCTGGGCGCCTCGCCACAACGAGGGCTCCAACGTGCAGTTCCTCGACGGTCACGCCAAGTGGATCAAGAAGTCCTCGGTCGTGCAGTCGGGCAACAGCTTCTACAAGCTGGAGTTCTGGGGCGACGTCTGGTCGCCGGTCAACTAG
- a CDS encoding DUF1385 domain-containing protein, with protein MREHEQSPRARHSAPRPTARAPEPEPRVALVAALRQLPPLDPADSVFRAAECLRGYGADVLAVVDARGRFAGVVAQGDLAPMLARGALSDAPLQAVGAWARRPERLGRAAMSLDEVRTALAESGEPALVILDDRDRYLGTVSVADLLAPSPVPPRPAGVGGMATPWGVYLAGGGVRGGVGQAALLASGVVLGLLLGAAHAAAGLAAIGVQRATGWPLFTVWNSAHPTGDGLGPGLAWMLAQAMPLPVFLLALRLCPLTGYHAAEHQAVHAMERGEPLEPGVVRRMPRVHPRCGTNLIAGVLVFAAVMQGAMLLHGVGLDAADGALLGAVAAAFTWRRLGALLQQYFTTRPATDRQIESGVAAAREVQSRYLGSVPARAALPRRLWLMGLPQTMLGVSLGTSAALYAADWLLRVALG; from the coding sequence ATGAGAGAACACGAGCAGAGCCCACGTGCGCGCCACTCCGCGCCGCGGCCCACCGCCCGCGCACCGGAACCGGAGCCGCGCGTCGCCCTCGTTGCGGCCCTGCGGCAACTCCCGCCTCTCGACCCGGCCGACAGCGTCTTTCGCGCCGCCGAGTGCCTGCGCGGCTACGGCGCCGACGTCCTGGCCGTTGTGGACGCGCGCGGGCGCTTCGCCGGCGTGGTGGCGCAGGGCGACCTGGCCCCCATGCTGGCGCGTGGCGCGCTCTCCGATGCGCCGCTGCAGGCCGTGGGCGCCTGGGCTCGCCGGCCCGAGCGGCTGGGCCGCGCCGCCATGTCCCTCGACGAGGTCCGCACCGCCCTTGCCGAGAGCGGCGAGCCAGCGCTCGTGATCCTGGACGACCGGGACCGCTATCTGGGCACCGTTTCGGTGGCCGACCTGCTCGCGCCCTCGCCGGTGCCGCCCAGGCCGGCCGGCGTCGGCGGCATGGCCACCCCCTGGGGCGTCTACCTCGCCGGTGGCGGAGTGCGAGGCGGCGTCGGCCAGGCGGCCCTGCTGGCGAGCGGCGTCGTGCTGGGCCTCCTGCTCGGCGCCGCGCACGCCGCGGCCGGGCTCGCCGCCATCGGCGTTCAGCGCGCGACCGGCTGGCCGCTCTTCACGGTGTGGAACAGCGCGCACCCGACCGGCGACGGGCTCGGCCCCGGCCTGGCCTGGATGCTCGCCCAGGCCATGCCGCTGCCGGTTTTCCTTCTCGCCCTGCGCCTCTGCCCGCTCACGGGGTATCATGCGGCCGAGCACCAGGCAGTCCACGCGATGGAGCGCGGCGAGCCGCTGGAGCCCGGCGTGGTGCGCCGCATGCCGCGCGTCCACCCGCGCTGCGGCACCAACCTGATCGCCGGCGTGCTCGTGTTCGCGGCGGTCATGCAGGGCGCGATGCTCCTGCACGGCGTGGGGCTCGACGCGGCCGACGGCGCGCTGCTCGGCGCGGTCGCCGCCGCCTTCACGTGGCGTCGGCTAGGGGCGCTGCTCCAGCAGTACTTCACCACGCGCCCGGCCACCGACCGCCAGATCGAGAGCGGCGTTGCCGCGGCGCGCGAGGTGCAGAGCCGTTACCTCGGCTCCGTGCCGGCGCGCGCGGCGCTGCCGAGGCGCCTCTGGCTGATGGGCCTTCCGCAGACGATGCTCGGCGTCTCGCTCGGCACGAGCGCCGCCCTCTACGCGGCGGACTGGCTTCTACGGGTCGCGCTGGGCTAG
- a CDS encoding prepilin-type N-terminal cleavage/methylation domain-containing protein produces MSRTRRGFTLIELLVVIAIIAILAAILFPVFAQAREKARQASCMSNMRQLGTAFQMYFQDNDMMSIWDTDWDHYTVDPDNPRPWTWSGWLQPYIKNESIFRCPSHGIPTNKTWYSQPYDLNLEYSGKSYGISVYGAVVQTANYGARWMVDSLKFPAERIMVYEVKDNQGSGWGDNGWWVYGSGEPEGGDEGRRLAFRHTEGMNCLHFDGHVKYYRKDYLQNMMDATKTYRARGAGDCQYDFYRKVYYPWTIDMSCVS; encoded by the coding sequence ATGAGCCGAACTCGCAGGGGTTTCACGCTGATCGAGTTGCTCGTGGTGATCGCCATCATCGCGATCCTTGCCGCGATCCTGTTCCCGGTGTTCGCCCAGGCGCGGGAGAAGGCTCGGCAGGCAAGCTGTATGTCCAACATGCGCCAACTCGGCACCGCGTTCCAGATGTACTTTCAGGACAACGACATGATGTCCATCTGGGACACCGACTGGGACCACTACACGGTCGACCCGGACAACCCGAGGCCCTGGACGTGGAGCGGCTGGCTGCAGCCCTACATCAAGAACGAGAGCATCTTCCGTTGTCCGAGCCACGGTATCCCGACCAACAAGACCTGGTACTCACAGCCCTATGACCTCAACCTGGAGTACAGCGGGAAGTCGTACGGGATCAGCGTCTATGGCGCCGTGGTGCAGACCGCCAACTATGGCGCGCGATGGATGGTCGACTCCCTGAAGTTCCCCGCCGAGCGCATCATGGTTTATGAGGTGAAGGACAACCAGGGATCGGGGTGGGGCGACAACGGCTGGTGGGTGTACGGCAGCGGCGAACCGGAGGGCGGCGATGAGGGCAGGCGTCTGGCCTTTCGTCATACCGAAGGCATGAACTGCCTGCACTTCGACGGGCACGTGAAGTACTACCGCAAGGACTACCTGCAGAACATGATGGACGCGACGAAGACCTACCGCGCGAGGGGTGCCGGCGACTGCCAGTACGACTTCTATCGCAAGGTCTACTACCCCTGGACTATCGACATGAGTTGCGTCAGTTGA
- a CDS encoding 50S ribosomal protein L28: protein MQQCAVCGKRPQFGQNIRHVHSGAWELRAPRTKRRWMPNLQTARVAGPGGASRKIRVCTKCLKAGKVARAA from the coding sequence ATGCAGCAGTGCGCAGTCTGCGGCAAGCGGCCGCAGTTTGGCCAGAACATCCGTCACGTGCATTCCGGAGCATGGGAGCTGCGCGCTCCCCGCACCAAGCGGCGCTGGATGCCGAACCTGCAGACAGCGCGCGTCGCCGGCCCCGGCGGCGCGAGCCGAAAGATCCGGGTATGCACGAAGTGCCTGAAGGCCGGCAAGGTGGCGCGGGCGGCGTAA
- a CDS encoding DUF1559 domain-containing protein, whose amino-acid sequence MHRRGSAGAFTLIELLVVIAIIAILAAILFPVFASARASARASACLSNSKQFALAALMYSQDYSERIPHLDNSGTCCPYWGAPGTDPNRVPTMFANVIEPYIKNKDIGYCPEIGRTNWKSAIPNAAIYGQPYVAALEQNGAYYGSFAQQAINIWLVEWGALSKLSLVRRPAETVFMVGDSAWDWGPSASLGVGNTGVWPASPVADNCGAAGDGFVWFVHRANGRTGAEAAHSGLANITMVDGHAKAMKIGEVMKCESDGTNWYYTHWQYDHN is encoded by the coding sequence ATGCACCGACGCGGATCCGCGGGGGCTTTCACTCTGATCGAGCTTCTTGTCGTCATCGCCATCATCGCCATTCTCGCCGCCATCCTCTTCCCGGTCTTCGCTTCGGCGCGGGCCTCGGCGCGAGCCTCGGCGTGCCTGAGCAACTCCAAGCAGTTCGCCCTCGCCGCCCTCATGTACTCACAGGACTACAGCGAGCGCATCCCACACCTGGACAACAGTGGAACCTGCTGCCCGTACTGGGGAGCACCGGGCACGGACCCCAACCGGGTCCCAACGATGTTCGCCAACGTGATCGAGCCGTACATCAAGAACAAGGACATCGGCTACTGCCCGGAGATCGGCCGCACCAACTGGAAGTCCGCCATCCCGAACGCGGCCATCTACGGCCAGCCCTACGTGGCCGCGCTCGAGCAGAACGGCGCCTACTACGGCTCCTTCGCCCAGCAGGCCATCAACATCTGGCTGGTCGAGTGGGGCGCGCTCAGCAAGCTGAGCCTGGTGCGCCGGCCCGCCGAGACGGTCTTCATGGTCGGCGATAGCGCCTGGGACTGGGGCCCGTCGGCCAGCCTGGGCGTCGGCAACACGGGCGTCTGGCCCGCCAGCCCGGTGGCCGATAACTGCGGCGCCGCCGGCGACGGTTTCGTCTGGTTCGTGCACCGCGCCAACGGGCGCACGGGAGCCGAGGCCGCGCACTCCGGCCTCGCCAACATCACCATGGTCGACGGTCACGCCAAGGCCATGAAGATCGGCGAGGTGATGAAGTGCGAGTCCGACGGCACCAACTGGTACTACACGCACTGGCAGTACGACCATAACTGA